TGACCACGTACTGGCCGATCAGCTCGGGGTGATCGTGGGTCTGGGAGAAGTGGCCGGGCACGACGCGGGCGCCGAGTTCGGCCTTGCCCTCATGGCCGATGTCCTGGCCGGCGAGCAGCTTGAGGAAGTGGGTCTTGCCGGTGCCGTTCGGGCCGATGACGGCGACGCGCTCGCCGAACCAGATCTCGCCGGTGTACGGATCGGTCAGCCCGTCGATGGCGAGGTCCTCGAGGATGACGACGCGCTTGCCGGTGCGCCCGCCGCCGAGCTCCATCTTGATGTTCTGTTCCTTCGCCGCTTCCGGCGGCGGGCCCTCGGCCTCGAAGCGCTTGAAGCGCGTCTCCGCGGCGCGGGCGCGCGCCGCGTTCGCATCCGACATGCCGGCGCGGATCTTCATGATCCGCATGTAGTTCTTGAGCCGGTCGCGCTCGTCTTGCCAGCGCTTGAAGTCGTCGTCGAGCTTGGCGAGACGCGCCTGGCGCGCCGCGTGGTACGTGGCGAAGCCCTCACCGTGGGTCCAGGCGCCCGAGCCTTCGAGGGTGAGCACGCGCGACGCCGAGTCGGCGAGCAGCTGGCGATCGTGGGTGATGTAGAGGATCGTCTTGCTCGACGCCCGGATCTGCTCGGCGAGCCAGTTCTTGCCTCGCACGTCGAGAAAGTTGTCGGGCTCGTCGAGCAGGAGGATGTCGGCCTCGCTGCGCAGCAGCACTTCGAGGGCGAGGCGCTTCTGCTCGCCGCCCGAGAACGTCGTCAGCGGACGGTCCTTGATCTGGTCGTAGGGCTGGCGGATCGA
The window above is part of the Acidimicrobiales bacterium genome. Proteins encoded here:
- a CDS encoding ATP-binding cassette domain-containing protein, translating into MGAINVDKLAYQVPGGRTLFKDVSFTVGNGTKTALVGDNGVGKTTLLRLIAGDDIEGKVLEGTIRIDGRLGVMRQLVGMRGQMETATDLLITLAEPEQTRAALELKAAEAALAEDPSERNGMRVAHAVTKWGDVGGYDLEIVWDAAALASIRQPYDQIKDRPLTTFSGGEQKRLALEVLLRSEADILLLDEPDNFLDVRGKNWLAEQIRASSKTILYITHDRQLLADSASRVLTLEGSGAWTHGEGFATYHAARQARLAKLDDDFKRWQDERDRLKNYMRIMKIRAGMSDANAARARAAETRFKRFEAEGPPPEAAKEQNIKMELGGGRTGKRVVILEDLAIDGLTDPYTGEIWFGERVAVIGPNGTGKTHFLKLLAGQDIGHEGKAELGARVVPGHFSQTHDHPELIGQYVVKILQARGLTLGQAMARLRRYELQNQAEQPFETLSGGQQARLQVLLLELSGATLLLLDEPTDNLDLVSAEALEDALASFEGTVIA